The Theobroma cacao cultivar B97-61/B2 chromosome 2, Criollo_cocoa_genome_V2, whole genome shotgun sequence genome includes the window ACATAATCAAGTTGTAAACATGTTAGGTAAATTGACTAAAGGAGTAGCAAACGAGCTATAAGTTATATAGATATATGATaatgttattaattaaataaatttgacACATTTAAAACACGatagataattattttaaattcaaacatGGTCAACTCCGTGTCATATTCATATCCCTTATGTCATATACAAAGTTATAAATTTACTTGCAGAAGTCATTACTGTCAACAAGGCAGATGATAATTATCCTGCACTATAACTTTTAAACAGAAGACCCAAGCGAGCAAATGCctaaaaacaaaacttgcctgatcaccaaggaaaatttttgtatacaaACATCTAAAAAACCAAattaatataagaaaaatgtaTCAGCTAAAGCTTGAAGAAGTCTGTCCGTCCCTGGTAATGGCTGACCAATGCCACTGCTACTACCATTCAATTTAGACAGGGACGCGGTAAGATGGATCAACCATTTTCAAGATGAACAAGTTCCCTTTATCACCTCTGGATATCCTGTTGAAAAAACCAAGAAGAAATTATCACTTGCCAGTGAGTTAATCGATAAATATTTCTGCCAACAATTGTTGGAGAACTTCCCAAAAACCTTACAAACATGAAGGATTTAAGATTTCATATATGCAGTGTATTGTCAGAAGTTATGTATCAGATAGATTTTATCAGCTTCATTGCCTTGTCAGGTTTATGTTGGCTCAGGATTGATTCAACCCTTGATGTATCAGATAGATTTTATCAGCTTCATTGCCTTGTCAGGTTTATGTTGGCTCAGGATTGATTCAACCCCAATCAAGGTTCTTtaatgaaaagagaaaaaagaaagcagaTGCTAGTATAATTTATGTTAACCTTTCAAGTTTCATGTGAAGGTTAAGTCTCAGGATGTTTGCTCTCACCTCAGTTCTTCATCCAAATATGTAATCTCTAATTCACCACGAGCTCTTCCAGGTGCCCTGATAGGTATCTGCACATCAAGAAAATATAAGGAATGCAGATAACTCTTGTAAACCTGCAGAACCATCAAAACCTTTCTATCCTTCATAATGGACGAAGGGCTCGAAATTTGTGTGTACAATCCTGTGGTCAGCTTGTTAACTAGTTATTTTCCATTGCTAAAGGAGGTTCTTAATAGGTCCTGTAGACTTTCTAATTATGAAATGCAAACTTAGGAAAAATTGAATCTGAACTATTTCCATAGCCCAAATAcaaaatttatggtttttcaGAATTCTTTTGAGGCTTTTCATGTAAGAACAAAGTTCCACCCCACAAGAGTCGATCTTATCATGGACAACAGAACTCCAAAGTGGACTGCAGTGTAGGAATTCATACTTCAGATAGAAATATAGTCCCAAACTGCAGTAGTAGAAGCAAGGTTGATACTATACTATCAATGAGCAAGAAGATTTTCGATATCAAACTATCagttcattcaacatttcaaCTTACCAGACCTCCAATCTTGAAAGAATCAAACTTTACAGCCACCTTTCTTGCATTCAAGGGTGTTAGATCTGCTGTAACCTATAAAACATATATGCCAATTTGACAGTTTGATCAATCAGATAACAGAAGAAAGTTAATATATACTGATTTTATTCTCGTAACCTTCTCCAGAATCAGGAATCACTAGGCATGCCAATCAATGCACCAGCAAGTATATGAAAAGGTATACAGATGAGTagccaaaaggaaaagagacaACAAATGGAAATTAATCACAAAATTTAGAACACAGAGCTTGAGCTTCACTCAAGCTAGGTAAAGGCAAGTCAATAggctaaaaactaaaaaagcATTCAAATTTTACCTGGTTGAAGAAAGGCCAAGATTCCATATTTTGGGCTCTGAGTGTGTCTGTATTGATTGCTTGGTAGTTTGCAGTTGATCTCAGGAATTTGGGTCTCTGTAAAAACATCagctttcaaacaattttcaaaGTACAGAAACATTAAGCAGAGCGAGTTTAACATATGATATTCCACCTGAGTCTGCAAAATAGATTTGGAAGTGGTGTAAATAAGCacccattttccatttaaCAGATCCGATTTCAGAGGCTCCTTTGTGGGACTAACTGCTTCAAGCTTGCGAGCAATCTATTCAGAATGAAAGCTAACCATTGAAAACATAAAGATAAGGTTGGaattcaagaacaaaaaaatcaaaacccaaCCTGATCAACCCTCTGCTGGTCTTCAAGGGTGGCATCAGCTCCTCGGTCAAGTGGTGCAATGGCCTCGAGAAGCTCTTCCTTGAGGGCCTTAGCATCCTTGCCTTTGTTTAAGAAAGCAGGGAAGAAAGAGACATTGGCCCTCCACTTTTCATCAGAAGCTGATGTCCTCGATAGGTTGTAGCTGTTGCCTCTGACGGTTTTGTTTGGGAAGTGAAGGTTAGTAAGTGAAGAGTGAGAAGCGGGAAGCTTGGGAGATGCTGAGTTTGAAGAGGATTGAGAGGTGGCGAAAATTGAATGGAAGTTTGGAGATAAGGCCATTGGTGTCTACTGAAGCTTCAGAGAGTGTTGGAGAGTTTGAAACGGTGGAACTTAAAACATTTTCCTTGACACGTGCATTGGCTCTGTCCTGCTGCATGGGCTTCCTTGTTCCGGGACCTGGCATGGGATTCTCCTTCTTTGTTT containing:
- the LOC18607351 gene encoding probable plastid-lipid-associated protein 4, chloroplastic isoform X1, translated to MALSPNFHSIFATSQSSSNSASPKLPASHSSLTNLHFPNKTVRGNSYNLSRTSASDEKWRANVSFFPAFLNKGKDAKALKEELLEAIAPLDRGADATLEDQQRVDQIARKLEAVSPTKEPLKSDLLNGKWVLIYTTSKSILQTQRPKFLRSTANYQAINTDTLRAQNMESWPFFNQVTADLTPLNARKVAVKFDSFKIGGLIPIRAPGRARGELEITYLDEELRISRGDKGNLFILKMVDPSYRVPV
- the LOC18607351 gene encoding probable plastid-lipid-associated protein 4, chloroplastic isoform X2, which gives rise to MALSPNFHSIFATSQSSSNSASPKLPASHSSLTNLHFPNKTVRGNSYNLSRTSASDEKWRANVSFFPAFLNKGKDAKALKEELLEAIAPLDRGADATLEDQQRVDQIARKLEAVSPTKEPLKSDLLNGKWVLIYTTSKSILQTQRPKFLRSTANYQAINTDTLRAQNMESWPFFNQVTADLTPLNARKVAVKFDSFKIGGLIPIRAPGRARGELEITYLDEELR